GCCATATTTACTGTTTGATGAACCAAGGACAATCCAATTATTGACAAGATCTTTGGTTTTTATTTGACCTACGAATGGTTAGCGGCTCCATGTTAGGAATGCGCCCAACGACATAGATTTGAAGCATTGATAGGAAAAGACAGATAGCACCGACTCGACATGACATAGGACTTAAATCTGTTTCTATATCCAGGTCTTCCATAACCTAGAGCATCGTACCACATGAACCGACGAACCCCCACCGATGACGGTACCGAGCTTTGAAGAGCGATCAATTGAAAGGGAAGAATTAACACGACTCACCACTTGAACTGGTCAATTGTAAACTACTAAGTCGGGCAAATAAGTGAAAAGCAATATAAGCTTTCCCAAGCCAAGCAGACAAGCCAATCCTCCACGAGACAACACTCGAGGATGGTGCTGGAGCAATTCTTAAAGTTCACTTTTGTTTCTTGCGTCAACGGATGCGGAGGGCGGTCAGATAATATCTGGCAGAATGGTGGACTGATGTAATGTGGGCGGTGTGGTAAACACTCTTGTGTCCAACGAGATGTTCTATGCTTTTGTAAAGACAACATTATACCTTCAAAGCCATTAGCCATTTTGCTTCAGGGTGAAAGTACACATGAAGCCACCAGCATGGCTAAAGAAGGAGTTTATTATAGCTACGGGCCAAAGCCCTAGTAGTGATTTTTCTTAGGGCTCAATATTTGGTAGATTATGCATGACTGTATTCTGTTCGAGTCATAGTATTCAGTGCCAATATTAGCTTATCTGCTTGGGTGCGAAGAGTGACAAGATCATAATAGTCATTTGCTTTAACATATATCCACTCATGTTCTGAGGAACAATTGGTGGCTTGGAATCACTGGTAGCATTGGCTCAATCTTTCCCTGGATTAGAACCTAACGCCGTTGCCGACTCCCTTATCATGCTGCTCTAAGACGTTCATGAACCATGGTGCGGGAATCCAACGCGTGCGAGACCCCTGTTGGGATCCATTCTGttgtcaagatcttcatacCGGAGAATAAACTCGCGCTGCCGGCAAGGTTTTCGTTAGCACGGGGAAGGGAAGCTTGGTTGCGAATGGGTCCTATCGTACTCTGATCTTTTTCCAGGTGGCAGGATCCCAGATTAAGTATATGCCTCGTTCACTGACGCCGCGCTCAACATCGACGGGTCCAGGATACGTTTCATCACGGGTAAGCCAACACCTCTCAATCTTATGGTATCTCCACTTGCGACCCATTAACTCTTCTGCCACGACTTCCTGCATGATGTCCCGCGGCATGCTGTAAAAGATGTAGAATAATGTCTCATCACTAAAGCTGGCAATACGTGACTGGAGTGGTTGGATGTTGGCAACGTTGTAACAAGAAGGAAGCGCAAAATCCTGTTCCAAGGGCACACCAGTCATGGATGCAACAAAGGGGGAAGCGAAAGATGTGTGTAAAGGTCTAATGTACTTTAGTTTGAGCAAACAAAACATCCTCGGGTTAGTAGACATGGACATACTCCGGTTGGTTCAGGTCCAAGCCTAATGTCATCAGGTCCTGACCTACTGCAAGAGCGGCGACATCTGGGCTATCGCTGTGGATCATGCGCAAAAGACCTGCTAGCCCGAATTTATCGAGCTCGCTCATCTCACCTAGCGGCGGTTGCTCGGCACTTTGGGCGGCTCCAGAAGCCTCTTGTGTCTCACCCGAGACAGACTGTTGTTCCGTGTAGTTGCGCTGGTTTGATAGCACAGCGCTATTCATGTCCTGTGCAAAGGATCGTAAGCCGGGATACATAGAATCTTCATAGCAAGAGCCGAacctctttttcttgaccTGACACCCCATTGGAGGCTTGGTTGACGGGCGATCGTGAAGTTCCGATACCTGGTAATGATTAATCTTTCATCAAGCGATAAGTTAGGCCCTCAACAAACGTACTTCCTGATCCCGCATTGGCAGGCGACATTATTCTCTCCTGCCCGTTTATAGATGCTGAAATTGCGTTGCGATTCTGCGTGGACTGGGCTTGGCTTGCACCGGAAAGCGGTAGGCCAGCATTGTAACTACCAAATCCTGCACTTTGCATTAAGGATCCCCTACGATCTTGGCCAATCTCTGCGGCAACGTTGCGCCCCAGAGGAGGAAATTCATCAATATTGCCCGTCTGGGGCTGTGCGCCTGAGCCTAACTGACCACTGATGCCCTGTCCGCCGTTTCTGTAGTCATCGAGGCGATTGGCGAACTGAGCTCCAGATGGGAATACATCATCATGTGAGGGTTGAGATTGTTGTTGGGGGAGGGATTGCGTTTGGATAGGTCGTGAAGGTGCTTGAGACGTAGGGTGTTGCTGCCTTTGGACAGGGGTTTGTTGCATGGCCCGTTGGCTGGCATTTGCCCATACTAAGTGCCCCGGATTTTGAGCCTGGGACTGTGGGGGTGCTCCGGAtagagaaggaaaatcacTAGCAGACAAACTCCCTGTATTAGCAGTCAAGAAAAGTTTCCATGCCTCTTGCGTACGGACAAGCCTCGAGGCGGGATGGGACACATGCGAGATCAAACTCACGATAAATCAAGAGGTGTAGCAGGCTGCGACCCACTGAGGCTTTGTGCAAAAGACCCGATATTCCCCATATTGCGTTGCTGATTGTTCTGGATTCCTGGGGTTCCGCTGACAGGCAAGTTAAAATTCCAAGCAGCACCGCTCCCTATTTAGCTTTCCTCCATTAGCTTCCAACGCTCTGAGGTTTCCGAAGTATAACGTCCGAATTAATCGCACCTAGTTTTCCGTTTGGCAAGCGCGCGGATGCCAGAGTCGCATTTCGAGCTTGTGCTTGTTGCTGTGCGGGGAATCCAGACATACCCCGGAGAGGTTGTGGGCCTGGTCCTAGTCGAGAGTATGAATAGTCAGCATGTGGTAGGTGAATTTACAGGTTCCAAACAAAAAGGGTTTGTGATATCTTCGTTCAAACTGCCGAGGCTTGATAAGGCCTTGCAAGGCTCCCGGTCGCAGACAAGATGCCATGTTGTGAATCTATGCAATTGGTGCAATGCTGAGTTGAACGTAGGGTATTTCCTGTTCACAAGAGAACCTTTGAAGTAACTGCAAGTACCCTGAAAGCAGTATATCGGCATACAGGGATTGATCAAAGGAAATCACTTCTGTGGCTTGCTATACCAACGCCGGGCCATGAACAGcacaaagagaagaaaggaaattgacAAACCTGGCCGATTCATGATGTGATACAAGCTTCTAAAGACTGTCTATTTAAGGTAGATATTGTAATTCGGAAATCCAAGAGAAAGTTAACACAAAGAGTCTGGGGAGGTATTGAAATCACCAGTGCTTCAAAGGATCTCTGCCCACTCTCATGCGACGGATACTGGAAGGTGGAGTGGCTGCAAACGCGCGCTTCCCTGTACGCACGGGCCATCTTAGCCGCCATTTGGCGCTGCTTGGTTCCGTAACTGGTAAGGTTTCTAGATGTTAAGGTCTCTTTCCAAGGGCCAACCCTCACTCATTTGCTTGGTTTGAAATTGATCCATAGGGATAATCAAG
The sequence above is a segment of the Aspergillus oryzae RIB40 DNA, chromosome 3 genome. Coding sequences within it:
- a CDS encoding NOT2/NOT3/NOT5 family protein (predicted transcriptional regulator); amino-acid sequence: MSELDKFGLAGLLRMIHSDSPDVAALAVGQDLMTLGLDLNQPEPLHTSFASPFVASMTGVPLEQDFALPSCYNVANIQPLQSRIASFSDETLFYIFYSMPRDIMQEVVAEELMGRKWRYHKIERCWLTRDETYPGPVDVERGVSERGIYLIWDPATWKKIRREFILRYEDLDNRMDPNRGLARVGFPHHGS
- a CDS encoding uncharacterized protein (predicted protein) codes for the protein MQQTPVQRQQHPTSQAPSRPIQTQSLPQQQSQPSHDDVFPSGAQFANRLDDYRNGGQGISGQLGSGAQPQTGNIDEFPPLGRNVAAEIGQDRRGSLMQSAGFGSYNAGLPLSGASQAQSTQNRNAISASINGQERIMSPANAGSGSTFVEGLTYRLMKD